The Triticum aestivum cultivar Chinese Spring chromosome 4B, IWGSC CS RefSeq v2.1, whole genome shotgun sequence sequence tttcTGCTACACGCACTGACTTACACGCACATACAGACACAACACATACGGTTCCTCACAATTCTTATTCTGCTCTACGGAGTCCTTAGGCGAGAGCCACCTAGTTACGCCTATGCGAAAATTTGGTAAATGGCGGGCTGGGCTGGGACCTCCGGCCTTGGCCATGCTCAGGCCGACCGACGCGCGGCGCGGTCAGTGACCGCCGCCGCTGACGGCCCGGAACTGGCGCCTGGAGATCTTGGGCAGCAGGAATATGCCGACGATGCCGCCGATGAGCGCGAAGGCGGACGCCATGCCGAACGCCGGGATGTTGCCCTTGCCGAACAGCTCGTCCCACGGCCCCGCCCCCACCGCGATGATCACCTGGGGTATCACGATGGCGATGTTCAGCACGCCCGTGCACAGCCCTGCACCGTCCAAACAAACCATCAGTTAGTTACCCGTCAACACCGGAACAAAATAAATCTCAAGTGGCCAACACTGAAGAATAAAGTTGAGGAGCATCCGTCCGCACACACCTTGGCCACCGCCTCTGTTCGCCGCCAGCTGCGCCGTCACCGCGAAAGGGACACTGTACAGAATCTGCAGCGGTGCAACTTGTGAGAGAGGAAAAGGAAAAAACCAACCTAATCAGGTGGCAGAAGGGATGCTGATGCTTACGGCGAGAGGGACTCCGAGGAAGGCGAAGAGGGCGAGGGAGACGATCTTGATCTCCTTGCTGGCGGTGATGGCGTGCTGGATGTACCCATGCATGTCCTGAGTAGCCCACCAGCTTATGATGCAAATGGCCGCCATGGAGAGGCAGACGAGGAAGTTGCTCGACACCCACACCACCCGCGGGCCTAGCCTCTTGCACAGCGGCTCGATCAGGAAGGAGCTGAACCCCAGGACGACCTGCATGCATGCACGCGCAAGTGTCAGTACTCCAAGTTTCTTCTATCACATCTCCGCTCAAGGAGCAGACGGAATGATGGAGGAAGTAGTGAATCTTAATTACCGAGTTGAGTAGCAGGCCGAACGCCCCGGCCCTGACACCTGCCTGGAACGCGTTGGCCTCGTCGGGGGTTCCCTTGGGGTCACCGTGGTAGATCTCACGACCCATCCAGTCGGTGTCGTAGAGGATGAAGGGGAACCAGGACAGCTGCAAGCACAAACATGTACACAGTGAGTGAAGCGTGGTGTTAAACTTGAGAGTAAACCCTGAAACATCGTGAAGCACGTACCCAGGTGAGGCCAGTGACGAGGAGCACTGATGGCATTCCAGGAGGCAAgttcttgaagcctttgaacacgGCGAGCGGCCCAGTGGGCTCGACTTCAACCTGGCCATTGGCCTTTGTTGGGAGGGGCGCGATCGCCTTGTACGGTATCTCCTTGGCGAAGATCACAGTTATCACCAAACAGAAGGCCAGGAACAGCTGAAAAACACACATACGGAAAAAAGGACCACGTTTCAACAATGGTGCACAGAGATGGTCATACATAGCAGGGTTTAGGGTTTATCGATCCAAGTTTGCTCATTCTCAAGTTTGTTTATGACGTACGAGTAATAATAAACACTAGGGAGTGACTTACCACTGCCACCAGAAATGCGCCTTTCAGATTTGCGCAGGCTTCACAGCAAGCCCTTGTCCGGAGGAACGGAAACCACCTATGAAATTAGCCAAGCGAAAAATGCAACTTGTCAGTACAGTAAGTACTTATGTGCGGAACAGAAGAGAAGATAAGTGTTGGCTTACTTGTGCCAGTTATTTGTGGAACCAGAGGAGTATCCAAGGATATTTCCTAGTGCCATCCAAGAACAGAAGATTGAATTTGCTGCACTGGGTCCATGTTGAGCTGTTGAACAGAAAGAAAAGGGAGATCAGATCCCAGATACAATTTGATTGCACGGCATAACAGGCAGAGGCTAGTTCAATTAGTTTGCCTGAACCAACTAGCACAACTGAACTATCATGAAAAATTACCTGATAAATCAGCCATCAGAGCACGCGCTGGACCCTGTAAATTCCATGGGAAAATCAAGTGAAATTAGTCATAGCGTTTTGGTTTGGGCGAAATTCTTGAACATGACTACTACAGTACTCATCTAAAAGCACTTACTTGCACAGTGTTGTTGGAGAAGTCAAGGAGCCAGAATCCAAGAACATACACAATTGCAGCGTGCCAACGAGGCCCATGATAGAGACTGTAGTTATCACGCCAAAATGTCAGACCAGCTTGCAATGGTCAGTTGCTATGGAAAAGGAAAATGCAAAGCCAAGGCCAGGCAACGAGCACATCACCTGCACTCTTCCTTGCTGTCACCCAGAGCAGCTCCAATGTCAGCCGAGAAGCCGACGACTACGACCTGCGTAAAGCAGAGTAAATGTAAATTTTATTACGAAGAAAAAAAAAACTCATGAACCGTAAGAAGATAACCAAGGAACGGTGCTACTCACAGCAATGCAGATGAGGATACATCCTGTCAGAATAAACGGTCTGCGTCTTCCCCATCTAGAAGTGCACTTGTCACTGTAGAGCCCAACGCATGGTTGAACCTGCAGGTCAGAGGATGGAAATTGATTATAATTTGTTGATGTAGCTACAGAATCTGATAACTGCTAGCTGTAGTTTTTTCTGCATAGAGTGCTTCAGATATGATTTACAGTTTGGTGTGAACTAGGTGTGAAAGTATCTAGCACCAGTACTATGATGAAATGTAATCTTATGCTAGTTATCACATTTGCAGGGCATATTTCATCACAGGAACTATGTTGAGGTTGATACTCACCACTAATCCAGCAATAGGGCCGCAGAGCCACATGAATGAAGTCAGAGCATGCGAAAGTCCCAGAGTCTGCACAAATGTGGCAAAATTCAGATAGTCAGTGGACAGTAACAGAATAATAGGTGGTAGAATTTGCAGTATCAGCAACTCTAATTCCCATCAGTTTATTGGCACAAAAAGCAAACAACAACACCAGCAAGTAGTTACTGAATTTTACACTGCTCTTTTGTTATCAAGCAATAGCAAATGGTTTAGAAAACTTGGAACTCTTTCACCCCAGAGCTGCAACTGTTCCACCACACAAACACTGTATATTGTTGTGACAGGTCTGTTCCCCTGATCCATACACCGCACATAGAAGATTTTGCACAGTCCAGATATGAAAACTGAAGCCCACAGAGGACACATCTGGACTGGACTGTGAGTTCCTCTCCAGTTTGACCGCTCACATGTGTGCAGGAATAATACTCCATATGGCCAGGTAAGGCAACTTGCCAAGCTGTATTTATACATATTGACCATGATGTATGCATGGCCGCATCCACCTACCCATCTTGATGGTACTTGGCTCGAGAAGGCTAACGTGATCAGGATGAAATTGTTGTATGTATCCAGAAATATATAGCTCACGGGATACACCTAGCTAGCAACAACAGTGTGTGTGTGCATGGACCATCCTGATCAATCAAGTAACTTTCTTCTACGTACGGATATACGTTAGctgaatttttttttcatttatatACCTATATATCTATATAAAAtacatagtagtagtagtactccttcTCAGGCCTGAACTGAAACTAAGACCGTACTAATTCCTCGTCTTTGTTTATAGTAGCAACGTTGAGGCGCCGACGAGCGGTCAATTACGTTTCGAGATTTCCCTATCAGGCCATGCAGTTTCCCCCCAGAAATTAAGGCGCACGGCGGACCGACCATTGACCACCGTCCGCGTACTTTAGCGAGGCACCATCATATATACATATCCCGTTTCGATCTCCAGCATGTAAGGAGTGCCATGGCATGACAGCAACGCGCGTGCTTGAACAGATGAAAAGCATGTAGCATGATGTTGCCAGGCTAATTACTCTACTCATTAGTGCTTGCTGATATAATATTAATAGTTGAGGAGTAATATATAGCTACGTATTAAAGGAGTACAGTTCATCAGACAAAGGTGATGGATGTGTGATGGTGTGTATATCTTGTCCTCGAGTGCACCGTATGGCTTGGGGGTTTGACTTCTGTGGGTCTGTGGATTGAAGTTGGTGTGCAGAAAGGTTTTAGGCTTTTTGCTCACACACAGAATTGAGGCTTTTTGCCAACATCGACGAAAACCATTTGGGTGGTGACACTAGATAGCCTTGACACGAGAAGATGGGTCGAGAAGCTGCACATCCTACGTGACCACACCATCATATATACGAGTGAGCAACGTATCGTCATGGAAAAGATATATCTCTTGATCTCAAAGGATACGAAAACAGATAGACTTCTAGCCACAGCCACACGTGTACTCACTAATACGCTGACAAAAAGCTGTTGGAAAAAGAACAAAAACCAGTGCGAAGAAACGAACAAGCTTGACATCTCGGTCAAACCTCACGTTTCTCCGAATAGAAACTGTTACGCTTGAATCTACCGTTtcaaaaaagaaaagtaaaatgAAAGCTGCACAAACTTCAGAAATGATAAACAAGGAGAAGAAGGTTCTCCGAAGGAAATATGAGCTGCTGGCACAGAAAATTATGAACTCGCCATCTTTTAAAATTTTGCAGGCATCTTTTATGTTACTCTTCAGACCTTTGCAGATTTATTTAGAAAGCAAAACACTAAAAACTACGGATCGAATAGCTTTTTCGTCCCCGAGGTGCGCATGCACGGCCGGGACGACGACGCAGCACCGCGCGCACGCGGTGCATGCGCGCACACAGGCATGGACATGGCCTCACGGCGCGCGCGTGAACTCGGCTGTACTCGGGTTGCATGTACGTGTGGTATACCTGGACGTAGGGGGTGAGCAGGGAGAGCTGGAGCGCCCATCCGTACTGCACGCCGCCGGCGACCATGCCGGCGAGGATGAGCCTGCCGAGGCTGATGTCCACGGCGGGGGCGTCCGCCccgccggcggcgccgccgcctccgccgccgaccCCCACCGAGAGCTCCAcctcgccgttgccgccgccgcgcgccatcgtCGCAGGGGGGCCGCCTGGACGATCACCACCTCGTTCGTTCGCCTATCAACTCTACGGCGCGTCGGATCAACGCCGGGGAGGAAGGAGGACGTTGATCGGATCAACGCCGGGGAAGAAGGGTCTgacgggaggaggaagagggggagacgAGAGCGGAAAGTGCGAGTGGGGGAGAGAGGTGTGAGGGAAGGAGCGTGGAGTgaggagaggagaggtggtggTGTGGGTTTGTGTTGGGAGCGATGGAGGGGGGAAGGGGCGGGGCATTTAAAGGCCGTCTGTGTGTGCCGATCGAGTGCGACGCAGGCCGCGCTGATTAACCCGGATGCGGCCTCCCGTCCGTCCGTGCTATCCATCACCCTGCCCCTGCCCCGGCCCTGGTGCACTCGTGCAGTATGGTAGTACTAGGTTCTAAAGTAAAATTGATTGTTGCTAGTATGTTTTTAATGAGGCCATATCCTGATCTTTATCTATATGTGCACACCTTTCTTGATAAGATTTATCTATCCGTGCAGATGCTCACTTGGTTTATCTATTGTAGTGCACTTTTTCTGATAAGATTTATCTATTTATTACACTTGGTTGTGGTTTTTGGGCATCTATTTGATGTTTCTATTTCCTTTCTACTAAAGTCGGGTTTTTTTTACCATCGAATCATGATCCAACGGTAAAGGGCTTAAGACAATTTTTCTCGGTTTGTGTCTCTCTTTCACTCTCGAATTCCCCGATCCGCACCCAGTGCGTCGCGGATCCGCACGAGACAAATGTGAGCACCATCGTCATTTGAACTTTGCCCATTACACGCCCATGTTTCCCGTGGATGAACACTGCCACGTTGCATTGTTGCCTCATCCGAACAATCGGTCACCTCAGTTGTCCAATCTCATCGCGCAACATATCCCTCCATTCCGGAGAGCAGAAAGAATTGCAGTTCTTCTTCGTCTCTGCAGGTAACACATGTCACAACCCCCTCCTGTTGGCGATTCCTTGAGCTAAGGTGTGTGGAAGGATACGGGCAACTTATCACTAACAACGGTAAATCCATCTTGTCCAGCACTCCCAGCCCTGACTAAAGAAAACCTAACTACTGTCGATGTGGGCCTTAAGCCATGCTTCATCTCCATGGCTCTCTTCCTCAGGCTTCGACGACCTCGCTACTGCAGGCTACGATAGATAACGAAATCACGAAAAAGgatattcttctctctctcttttttgcggAAAAGAGATTCGATGACAAAATTCAACCGATGATGTGCACATACACCCACGCCCATCATCGTGCATACACACCCCGCCCACATCCAAGCATGACCACAAGCGTCAATTGAAGATTATACCTAACCATTTTCACTCGAATAGTACCACAACTCTGCTTATGCTTTCCCTAAAAACAAATAACCTCTGCTCATGTGCCGTCGCTATGTTGCTATACTCCGGTTACAGCCAAACGGTAAACGGAGATTTCCAACGTGGTCCACCGCACACGACCGTGACAACACCCAGTTTATGTTTGTCCAATTGTCCCGAGAATTTTTCTACCTTTCCTAATGCAAACGCTATGATTCCGCCATACTCGACAAAACTACAATCCATCAATCTTCACCGCTCATGCGAGTTAGGAGGACAGCCCATCAAGATTCAATCCTGGTTTCTGGTGTCCACATTTATCcagaatttatttcaggatttccgacgaTGCACATTCAGTGCGAGGAAACGTTTTCACCGACTAtactttgtaaaatctcaagagAATATATTCGGCTCGGTTTTCCAAAGATGCTCATAGAAATAAGATATGTGTGTGTTTATAGAAATGCATGTATGCGCATATACATGAGCGCTCCACCGTCCATGGCGCCGTTACGTACGTTACTCCTACTCCACCGTGCTGTcaataagaaaaaagaaaaacgtgCGTTACTCAACCGCGCGTCTCCGGGCCGGAGCGAGGGGGGGCTGGCGTCGTCTCGTCGGCGTCCGTCGACCGACCGGGCGGTTGGCGACGAGCGGTCGCGTGATCCCCGCGACCGAGGCGCGTCGGCCGTGCTCCCGCAGTGACGCGCGGGGCGCACCTCTACGTGGCGGCGTGGGTGGGTGGGAGACGACCGGGGTACACGAGAcacgtccgtccgtccgtccgtcgtcAAAGGCGACCGACGTCGCGCGGATGCGGGGCAGTTGTAGTAATTAAAGGGGCCGGTCGCCATTAGTGCCTGCTAATCTTGGGCTCTCCGTTCTCAGCACATTTTTGGCCGGCGAGTGACGCGTCCGGACCGTGGGCGGCGTACCGACGTGCCCGCGCGCCTCGCACCTTCGGTTCGTTGGCAGCAAGCACACTGCACACGTGAATGTATTTCGATCGACCTAATCTCGTGGTAATAACATGTCGCAGGAACTTTTGTAAAAATATTGCGCCTCAACCACAGTGCCAGTAGGTCGTGCTGTACTGCTGTATGAGCCGTGATCGGTGTGGTCCAGTACAGTGTATGTATGCGCGGTGCTGGTGCGCCGTGCGTGCGTGCCTGCATGCAGAGTGACACTTGTGTTGCCAGCCATGTGAGTTGCACGATGTTGATGCGTCTGTGCAGTATGCGCATACATCATAATTGAGATTTGCTCTTTTGTAAGTAGGACTTGGACGCGATCTTCAGAAATATATCGACATTAGTAGAAAATATATTCATATCTGGACGGGAATATATGGGGCCGGCAAAGTATGGCTCCAGTACCCACTTTATTCGCTCTAAACACCGATCATTTACGCCACTGATTAATCCGTCGAGATATACAGATATATTTCCAGGATATGATCGCTCGATCGTCCGTTGCGCCGGGGTCAGTTGCATGCTAAAATCCAATTCGGCGCAGCCCGGCACCGATCAAGAGCCAGCCAGCGAACAAAAACCAACATAAATACGTACGTGATGATGTGATGAGATCACGATCGACGGTGCGCATATCGGGCAGGAGGAGTAGACGGTACGTTTttgcctctctctttctcttttggaGATTCACTTCCCGGGCGGTCGGTCTCAGCGGCCCGGCTTTTGTTCGCTTGCCCGTAGAATTACATCCGGGTTGATATATGCAGTGCCCATGTGTCGCCCACGCGTCGACCCGTCGTCTAGAACGAAAACGATCGAGATGCACCGGCCGCACCGGCAACGGCTGCATGTCACCGGCCACATGTACGTGGATCGCTTCGCTTGGGTCTTTCACTAAGAGCCACATCAGTGCTGAAAGATCACATAGGTTTGGTTGATCCCACACAAACTTGACAAGTTCCAGCTTATTGCTTGAAATGCCTCTGTCGGCTAGAACCGCGTATAGCAGACGCATGATGCGCCGCATCGTAGTACATG is a genomic window containing:
- the LOC123093319 gene encoding sucrose transport protein SUT1 — translated: MARGGGNGEVELSVGVGGGGGGAAGGADAPAVDISLGRLILAGMVAGGVQYGWALQLSLLTPYVQTLGLSHALTSFMWLCGPIAGLVVQPCVGLYSDKCTSRWGRRRPFILTGCILICIAVVVVGFSADIGAALGDSKEECSLYHGPRWHAAIVYVLGFWLLDFSNNTVQGPARALMADLSAQHGPSAANSIFCSWMALGNILGYSSGSTNNWHKWFPFLRTRACCEACANLKGAFLVAVLFLAFCLVITVIFAKEIPYKAIAPLPTKANGQVEVEPTGPLAVFKGFKNLPPGMPSVLLVTGLTWLSWFPFILYDTDWMGREIYHGDPKGTPDEANAFQAGVRAGAFGLLLNSVVLGFSSFLIEPLCKRLGPRVVWVSSNFLVCLSMAAICIISWWATQDMHGYIQHAITASKEIKIVSLALFAFLGVPLAILYSVPFAVTAQLAANRGGGQGLCTGVLNIAIVIPQVIIAVGAGPWDELFGKGNIPAFGMASAFALIGGIVGIFLLPKISRRQFRAVSGGGH